One genomic segment of Balneolaceae bacterium includes these proteins:
- the argF gene encoding ornithine carbamoyltransferase: MKHLLTIGELDPDQVQGILDLSLQLQKQSPQILQGKNIAFVFEKPSLRTKVGAEVAINHLGGNVVDVDGDLMFSSSKAVPFSFRESLYDAMKNVSQWCDAIFARVYSHSTLEKMKQYGVIPVVNALCDLHHPMQALADILTIQQNFGKNEKINLTFVGDANNVALSLSEVMLYFGHNITFTGPENYGWDDEKIEYFSKLSSEYGGSFQVEDDPKKAVFNSDVVYTDTFISMGQEHMYEEKIKHFEEYQVNEELFSQAKEEAGFMHCLPAHRGVEVTDDVIDHKNSWVYQQAKNRMIVSKGVFTALLYPTLLSGKDTLSSLKAKF; the protein is encoded by the coding sequence ATGAAACATTTACTAACAATCGGCGAATTAGACCCCGATCAAGTGCAAGGCATTCTTGATTTAAGTCTACAGTTGCAGAAACAATCGCCACAAATACTACAAGGAAAAAACATCGCTTTTGTTTTTGAAAAACCATCCCTGAGAACCAAAGTTGGAGCGGAGGTAGCCATCAATCATTTAGGCGGAAACGTTGTGGATGTGGACGGCGACCTGATGTTCTCCAGCAGCAAAGCCGTACCCTTTAGTTTCCGGGAATCTCTTTATGATGCCATGAAAAACGTATCTCAGTGGTGTGATGCCATATTTGCCCGGGTTTATTCACACAGTACTCTCGAAAAAATGAAACAGTATGGAGTTATACCGGTCGTGAATGCTCTGTGTGATCTTCACCACCCCATGCAGGCGCTGGCAGATATTCTAACCATTCAGCAGAATTTTGGGAAGAATGAAAAGATAAATCTTACCTTTGTGGGAGATGCAAATAATGTTGCCCTTTCACTCTCAGAAGTAATGCTCTATTTTGGCCATAATATTACATTTACCGGACCTGAAAATTATGGGTGGGATGATGAAAAAATCGAGTACTTTTCAAAGCTATCGTCTGAATACGGCGGTTCTTTTCAGGTAGAAGATGATCCCAAAAAAGCTGTTTTTAATTCGGATGTGGTATACACCGATACATTTATTTCAATGGGACAAGAGCATATGTATGAAGAAAAAATTAAGCATTTCGAAGAATACCAGGTAAATGAGGAACTCTTTTCGCAAGCGAAAGAGGAGGCGGGATTTATGCACTGCCTGCCTGCCCACCGGGGCGTGGAAGTAACGGATGATGTGATAGATCACAAAAATTCCTGGGTCTATCAGCAGGCCAAGAACCGAATGATTGTATCAAAAGGAGTTTTTACAGCTCTTTTATACCCAACTCTGCTTTCAGGTAAAGACACGCTCAGTTCGCTTAAAGCCAAATTTTAA
- a CDS encoding serine hydrolase, whose product MHPYFLLILLFLTGFRQTDPKIETLKSEIEEYLSEQEGTYAVWFQDLQDEDQHFAINEDTLFHAASTMKTPVMIELFKRVEAGELSLDDSIKVENKFYSIVDGSEFQMTISPESNDPIEKKVGEKATIRELNHAMITYSSNLATNILIKLVGAEETTQTMRELGAMNIQVLRGVEDLKAFERGLSNRTTAKDLGIILEHLANGTAVNPEMDQQMIEVLQDQYYRDIVPAKLPEDVIVANKTGSITGVEHDSAVVYLPDGSSYILIFLSKDLPDNEKGREIGAKISRMVYEFIASE is encoded by the coding sequence ATGCATCCCTATTTTCTGTTGATCCTTCTCTTCCTCACAGGCTTTCGTCAAACCGATCCGAAAATAGAGACCCTAAAATCAGAGATTGAAGAATATCTGTCTGAACAAGAAGGCACCTACGCTGTTTGGTTTCAAGATTTACAAGATGAGGATCAACATTTTGCCATCAACGAGGACACTCTATTCCACGCGGCGAGTACCATGAAAACGCCGGTGATGATTGAGCTTTTCAAACGGGTGGAAGCCGGTGAGTTGAGTTTGGATGATTCGATCAAAGTGGAGAACAAGTTTTACAGTATTGTGGATGGATCGGAATTTCAGATGACCATCAGCCCGGAAAGCAACGATCCCATTGAAAAGAAAGTGGGTGAGAAGGCGACGATCCGGGAACTGAATCACGCGATGATTACGTATAGCAGCAATTTGGCAACGAATATTCTCATCAAGCTGGTTGGAGCCGAGGAAACGACACAAACAATGCGTGAACTTGGAGCGATGAATATCCAGGTTCTGCGTGGCGTGGAAGATCTGAAGGCGTTTGAACGGGGACTCAGTAATCGGACGACTGCGAAAGATCTTGGTATCATTCTTGAACATCTTGCAAATGGCACGGCTGTGAACCCGGAGATGGACCAACAAATGATCGAAGTCTTACAGGACCAGTATTACCGCGATATTGTACCTGCAAAACTCCCCGAAGACGTTATTGTCGCTAACAAGACCGGGTCTATCACGGGTGTGGAACACGATTCAGCTGTTGTTTACCTGCCTGACGGTTCATCATACATTTTGATCTTCCTCTCTAAAGATCTTCCGGATAATGAAAAGGGACGAGAGATTGGGGCAAAGATATCCCGAATGGTTTACGAGTTTATTGCTTCTGAATAA
- a CDS encoding TraR/DksA C4-type zinc finger protein, producing MAEVEKKSPAENSPLTDEELEHFKEKLLQEKKEAEKNIEEAKQSLEEIDSNYEDAKSAQDHHHSDLATKEDTKLAHLTAIDKNQEKLEKITVALDRIGTGDYGICVETGQPIQKERLEVMPYAIRSVGAKD from the coding sequence ATGGCTGAAGTAGAGAAAAAATCACCCGCGGAAAATTCCCCTTTAACAGATGAAGAGCTTGAACATTTCAAAGAGAAACTCCTGCAAGAGAAGAAAGAAGCAGAAAAAAACATAGAGGAGGCAAAACAGAGCTTAGAAGAGATTGACAGTAACTATGAGGATGCCAAATCCGCACAAGATCATCATCACAGCGACTTGGCCACAAAAGAGGACACCAAGCTGGCCCATCTCACAGCGATTGATAAAAACCAGGAAAAACTGGAAAAAATTACCGTCGCGCTGGACAGAATTGGAACCGGTGATTATGGAATTTGTGTAGAAACGGGCCAACCTATCCAGAAAGAACGGCTTGAAGTAATGCCGTATGCCATTCGAAGTGTTGGGGCAAAGGATTAA
- a CDS encoding argininosuccinate synthase yields the protein MEQETTYKKVASHEAEKGTFNTCLLLYSGGLDTSVMLKWIQEEYECDVIALTINIGQTADNLDAIKKKALKLGAKDVIVYDAKEEFAELCTEAVKANADYQGGYALGCPLGRVMISQLAVQFASEYGCEVIAHGCTGKGNDQVRFESYITTLNPELKIIAPVREWGMGREEEIAYAHENGIPVDQSKKSPYSYDENMWANTGEGGEIENPELIPPLENILKWANTPQNAPDEDELVEIEFENGAPIALNGVQQEKKDLIQTLNEIGGKHGVGVFHLIEDRVVGLKVRGVYENPAAHILIQAHKNLEQLVSTREENELKTLMDQKWAYLVYGAKYFEPVVDNIRAYINEQNKKVTGTVKVRLYKGNCDVVALSSPYSLFDENLATFNKSAAFNQNASSGFIELWNLPQKTAYQLKQTVKKAERKSEK from the coding sequence ATGGAACAAGAAACCACTTATAAAAAAGTAGCCTCACACGAAGCAGAAAAAGGAACTTTTAATACGTGTCTGCTTCTCTACTCCGGCGGCCTCGATACCAGCGTAATGCTGAAATGGATCCAGGAGGAGTATGAATGTGATGTGATTGCACTGACTATCAATATTGGCCAAACGGCTGATAACCTCGATGCCATCAAAAAGAAAGCCCTTAAACTGGGTGCAAAAGATGTAATTGTATATGATGCGAAAGAGGAGTTTGCCGAACTCTGCACCGAAGCGGTAAAAGCCAATGCCGACTACCAGGGCGGATATGCACTCGGTTGTCCGCTGGGCAGGGTGATGATCTCCCAACTGGCCGTTCAATTCGCTTCTGAATATGGATGTGAAGTCATTGCACACGGATGCACCGGAAAAGGAAATGACCAGGTTCGGTTTGAAAGTTACATCACTACGCTGAATCCCGAACTAAAAATCATTGCGCCGGTTAGAGAATGGGGCATGGGCCGCGAAGAGGAGATTGCGTATGCACATGAGAACGGAATTCCTGTCGATCAATCCAAAAAATCACCTTATTCCTATGATGAAAATATGTGGGCCAATACAGGTGAGGGAGGAGAGATTGAAAACCCCGAATTGATACCACCCCTCGAAAACATTTTGAAATGGGCGAATACTCCTCAAAATGCACCTGATGAAGATGAACTCGTTGAGATTGAATTTGAAAACGGAGCGCCGATTGCTCTGAATGGTGTTCAACAGGAGAAAAAAGATCTCATTCAAACACTGAATGAAATTGGTGGTAAACATGGCGTTGGTGTTTTTCACCTGATTGAGGACCGGGTTGTGGGACTGAAGGTGCGTGGAGTTTATGAAAATCCGGCTGCACACATTTTAATCCAGGCTCATAAAAACCTGGAGCAACTGGTTTCCACCAGGGAAGAGAATGAACTGAAAACGCTAATGGATCAGAAGTGGGCGTACCTCGTTTACGGAGCCAAATATTTTGAACCGGTTGTGGATAATATCCGGGCGTACATCAACGAACAGAACAAAAAAGTGACCGGTACGGTGAAGGTTCGGCTCTATAAAGGAAATTGTGATGTGGTTGCACTTTCATCTCCCTATTCCTTGTTTGATGAAAACCTGGCGACGTTTAACAAGTCCGCCGCGTTTAACCAAAACGCATCCTCCGGCTTTATTGAACTGTGGAATCTGCCACAAAAAACGGCGTACCAGCTGAAGCAGACTGTGAAGAAGGCAGAACGCAAAAGTGAAAAGTGA
- the argH gene encoding argininosuccinate lyase, producing the protein MSKLWQKSNTDTETSASKKAEAFTVGNDYLLDQELVPYDIKGSIAHAKALHKIGILSDDELDKLTRALHEILEEWKEDKFEIRLEDEDMHTAIELSLVDKLGDLGKKIHTARSRNDQVLTAVRLYEKKQLKEIIGLIKQVAGAILEFAEKHQNIPMPGFTHTRKAMLSSVGLWAGAFSELLILQAESSKGVESLVDKSPLGSAAGFGTSFDIDREQEAEDLGFSDPLICSTTAQLSRGWTELQFVQYLSGVTAVLNRFASDVIQFSSSAYPYFDLDPAVCTGSSIMPQKKNPDVAELLRGGHSELIGFASSLQMLTTNLGSGYHRDLQLSKEPVLKAVHKTKQLLEAAELLITHMKPIKENLAEACSSEIFAAEAAYDLVKEKGMTFREAYRYIGDHPEEVEDISAEEILKKYTHLGSPGNAGLEKLRERLERL; encoded by the coding sequence ATGTCCAAACTCTGGCAGAAGAGTAACACCGATACTGAAACCAGCGCATCCAAAAAGGCGGAAGCGTTTACTGTTGGGAATGACTACCTGCTTGACCAGGAGCTCGTTCCTTACGATATCAAAGGCTCGATTGCTCATGCAAAAGCACTCCACAAGATCGGTATTCTTTCGGATGATGAACTCGACAAATTGACCCGCGCTCTTCATGAAATCCTGGAAGAATGGAAAGAGGATAAATTCGAGATCCGGCTTGAGGATGAGGATATGCATACCGCCATCGAACTCTCGTTGGTTGACAAGCTGGGCGATCTGGGCAAGAAAATCCACACAGCACGATCCCGAAATGACCAGGTGCTCACCGCCGTCCGACTCTATGAAAAGAAGCAGCTTAAAGAGATCATCGGTCTGATTAAACAAGTGGCCGGAGCAATTCTTGAGTTCGCGGAAAAGCATCAAAACATCCCGATGCCCGGTTTTACACACACCCGAAAAGCGATGCTAAGCAGTGTTGGATTATGGGCAGGTGCGTTTTCTGAATTGTTGATTTTACAGGCAGAATCTTCCAAAGGAGTTGAGTCGTTGGTTGACAAATCTCCGCTTGGATCTGCCGCCGGATTTGGAACCTCGTTTGATATTGACCGGGAGCAGGAAGCTGAAGATCTTGGATTTTCAGATCCGCTGATCTGCTCAACCACTGCACAACTTTCCCGCGGGTGGACCGAATTGCAGTTCGTTCAATATCTGTCAGGAGTAACGGCTGTTCTGAATCGATTTGCTTCGGATGTGATTCAGTTCAGCAGCTCCGCATATCCCTATTTTGATTTGGATCCCGCCGTTTGCACAGGCTCATCCATCATGCCGCAAAAGAAAAATCCGGATGTGGCTGAACTGCTTCGGGGCGGTCATTCCGAATTGATCGGTTTTGCATCTTCCCTTCAAATGCTCACAACCAATCTTGGAAGTGGTTATCACAGAGATCTGCAGTTGAGCAAAGAACCGGTTCTGAAAGCCGTACATAAAACCAAACAATTATTAGAAGCGGCTGAACTGCTCATCACCCATATGAAGCCCATCAAAGAAAACCTTGCCGAAGCGTGCAGTTCCGAAATCTTTGCCGCTGAAGCCGCCTACGATCTCGTCAAAGAAAAAGGCATGACCTTTCGCGAAGCCTACCGATATATCGGCGATCATCCCGAAGAAGTGGAAGACATTTCCGCCGAAGAGATTTTGAAAAAGTATACGCACCTTGGCTCGCCGGGGAATGCGGGGTTGGAGAAGTTGAGGGAGAGGTTGGAAAGACTTTGA
- a CDS encoding nodulation protein NfeD, whose protein sequence is MRSNKFLLAVTLFFAGIFLALQDSTQVDSLAIDETNQQPSVSVIRVEGTIGPTVTQYITRSIRQSVENGDEALIIELDTPGGLLDSTQDIVQELLGTDHPTVVYVSPSGANAGSAGTFITLAAHVAAMAPATNIGAASPISMGGGEMDTVAQKKIFNYSESFIESIASERERNTEWAKSAVRDGASITSDEALELNVIDIMANDLDDLLVQMNGMEIGDRVLNTQNATISRIDETLAEQFFSFLLRPEVMLILTMVAIYGIIGEVTNPGAIVPGVSGVIALILLLYGVAAMPINLAGFLLIGLAIILFVAEAFTPTFGILLSGGAVSFFLGALMLFQDLPDEMQISLFWLVPATLLTVAFFGWIVTYGIKSLFNPPRSGLESTVGKTVEVVDSIQPNQPGRVFFDGEYWTAESEHELKEGEPCKIVEFQGLRVFVEPTHEKNIDETENV, encoded by the coding sequence ATGAGATCAAATAAATTCTTATTGGCAGTTACACTTTTTTTCGCGGGTATTTTTTTGGCCCTGCAAGATTCAACTCAAGTTGATTCATTAGCTATAGATGAGACGAATCAGCAGCCTTCGGTTAGCGTTATTCGTGTGGAGGGGACCATTGGCCCAACGGTTACGCAATACATCACCCGAAGCATTCGGCAGTCTGTTGAGAACGGGGATGAAGCTCTCATTATTGAACTCGATACTCCCGGCGGACTTCTCGATTCAACACAGGATATTGTTCAGGAGTTGTTGGGCACAGATCATCCCACGGTGGTTTATGTTTCGCCAAGTGGAGCGAATGCAGGAAGTGCGGGAACGTTTATAACGCTGGCGGCTCATGTAGCGGCTATGGCACCGGCCACCAATATTGGTGCGGCATCGCCCATTTCCATGGGAGGCGGAGAGATGGATACCGTGGCTCAGAAAAAGATTTTTAACTACTCGGAAAGTTTCATTGAATCGATTGCCAGCGAACGAGAAAGGAACACAGAGTGGGCAAAGTCGGCCGTTCGCGACGGGGCATCTATCACTTCGGATGAAGCCCTTGAACTGAATGTGATTGATATTATGGCTAATGACCTGGATGACCTGCTGGTTCAAATGAATGGTATGGAGATTGGAGATCGGGTTTTAAATACTCAAAATGCCACCATCAGCCGGATTGATGAAACCCTGGCCGAGCAGTTTTTTAGTTTTTTATTGCGACCGGAGGTCATGCTGATCTTAACGATGGTAGCCATCTACGGGATTATTGGCGAGGTGACCAATCCCGGTGCAATTGTACCCGGGGTTTCCGGTGTGATTGCGTTAATTCTCCTTTTATATGGAGTAGCCGCCATGCCAATTAACCTGGCCGGTTTTCTATTGATTGGACTGGCAATTATCTTATTTGTTGCGGAAGCATTTACGCCAACTTTTGGTATTCTTTTATCCGGCGGGGCAGTCTCATTTTTCCTGGGGGCATTGATGCTTTTCCAGGACTTACCCGACGAGATGCAGATCTCGTTATTCTGGCTGGTTCCTGCAACGCTATTAACGGTAGCATTTTTTGGATGGATTGTAACTTATGGGATTAAATCTCTTTTCAATCCACCGCGGTCAGGGTTGGAATCTACTGTTGGAAAAACTGTTGAAGTGGTCGATTCGATTCAGCCCAATCAGCCCGGACGTGTCTTTTTTGATGGTGAATATTGGACAGCCGAAAGCGAGCATGAACTGAAAGAAGGCGAGCCATGCAAAATTGTAGAATTTCAGGGATTGAGGGTATTTGTAGAACCCACCCACGAAAAGAATATCGATGAAACGGAAAATGTATAA